One window of the Thermasporomyces composti genome contains the following:
- the fmdA gene encoding formamidase, whose protein sequence is MPNVVFSVDQSRSMRDQAVPGHNRWHPDIPVAAMVKPGDEFRIECREWTDGQIGNNDSANDVRDVDLSIPHMLSGPIGVEGAELGDLLVVDILDIGPVPQETGDVAGQGWGYTGIFARNNGGGFLTDYFPDAYKAIWDFHGQIATSRHIPGVRYTGIAHPGLFGTAPSAELLQRWNRREQALIDTDPNRVPPLALPPLAQNALAGQATGSDAERIAQEGARTVPPREHGGNQDIKNFSRGSRVFYPVFVKDAKLSGGDLHFSQGDGEITFCGAIEMGGYIDMHVDLIKGGMEKYGITTNPVFMPGNVEPRYSEFLSFVGISVDDDDTNHYMDATVAYRRACLNAIEYLTKWGYSREQAYLLLGSAPIEGRISGIVDIPNACCTLYLPTAIFDFDIRPSAEGPKRADRGRCAVTS, encoded by the coding sequence ATGCCGAACGTCGTCTTCAGTGTCGACCAGTCCCGGTCCATGCGCGACCAAGCCGTTCCCGGGCACAACCGGTGGCACCCCGACATCCCGGTGGCGGCCATGGTCAAGCCCGGGGACGAGTTCCGCATCGAGTGCCGGGAATGGACCGACGGCCAGATCGGCAACAACGACTCGGCGAACGACGTTCGCGACGTCGACCTGAGCATCCCGCACATGCTCAGCGGGCCGATCGGGGTCGAAGGCGCGGAGTTGGGAGACCTGCTGGTCGTCGACATCCTCGACATCGGTCCGGTCCCGCAGGAGACCGGAGACGTCGCTGGCCAGGGCTGGGGCTACACGGGCATCTTCGCCAGGAACAACGGCGGCGGCTTCCTCACCGACTACTTCCCCGACGCGTACAAGGCGATCTGGGACTTCCACGGCCAGATCGCGACGTCTCGGCACATCCCCGGGGTGCGCTACACCGGCATCGCGCACCCAGGACTCTTCGGCACCGCTCCGTCGGCTGAGCTCCTCCAACGGTGGAACCGTCGGGAGCAAGCGCTCATTGACACGGACCCCAACCGGGTTCCGCCGCTCGCCCTTCCACCGCTCGCGCAGAACGCACTCGCTGGTCAGGCGACAGGGTCGGACGCCGAGCGGATCGCTCAGGAGGGCGCTCGAACCGTGCCGCCACGCGAGCACGGAGGGAACCAGGACATCAAGAACTTCTCTCGCGGCTCCCGGGTCTTCTACCCGGTCTTCGTCAAGGACGCCAAGCTGTCCGGTGGTGACCTGCACTTCAGCCAGGGCGACGGAGAGATCACCTTCTGCGGCGCCATCGAGATGGGCGGCTACATCGACATGCACGTCGACCTCATCAAGGGTGGGATGGAGAAGTACGGCATCACCACGAACCCCGTGTTCATGCCTGGCAACGTCGAGCCGAGGTACTCGGAGTTCCTCAGCTTCGTCGGCATCTCCGTCGACGACGACGACACCAACCACTACATGGACGCGACGGTGGCGTACCGGCGAGCCTGCCTGAACGCGATCGAGTACCTCACCAAGTGGGGCTACAGCCGGGAACAGGCGTACCTGCTCCTGGGCTCGGCGCCCATCGAGGGTCGGATCAGCGGCATCGTCGACATCCCCAACGCCTGTTGCACCCTCTACCTGCCGACCGCGATCTTCGACTTCGACATCCGGCCCAGCGCCGAGGGACCCAAGCGGGCCGACCGTGGCCGCTGCGCGGTCACCAGCTAG
- a CDS encoding pentapeptide repeat-containing protein, giving the protein MSPSSARSARRPPTAPRIGKAALAPAVLPDHELEEEAEFARLEFANFDLSGRDAVLVEFDRCRFVGTTFNGTRCDRTRWVDCRFDSCDLANLSAESSGLVRVEVSGSRATGVRWRSGVLRDVVINGCKLDLSAFHGTRFERVRFEGCNLTQADFMDADLTGGVEFVDCDLTRARFSQARMAGAVLTRCVLDGIQGVTSLRGAVIDPTDLVSLSYALAQALGIVIATDDGATR; this is encoded by the coding sequence ATGTCCCCCAGCTCGGCACGCAGCGCACGTCGACCGCCCACCGCCCCGAGGATCGGCAAGGCCGCGTTGGCTCCCGCCGTCCTGCCCGACCACGAACTCGAGGAGGAAGCCGAGTTCGCTCGACTGGAGTTCGCGAACTTCGATCTGTCCGGCCGGGACGCGGTCCTCGTCGAGTTCGACCGCTGTCGGTTCGTGGGAACCACCTTCAACGGCACCAGGTGTGACCGCACGAGGTGGGTCGACTGCCGGTTCGACAGCTGTGACCTCGCCAATCTCTCGGCGGAATCCTCAGGACTGGTGCGGGTCGAGGTGAGCGGCTCCCGCGCGACCGGCGTGCGCTGGCGGAGCGGCGTGCTCCGTGACGTGGTGATCAACGGCTGCAAGCTGGACCTGTCTGCGTTTCACGGGACGAGGTTCGAGCGGGTCCGCTTCGAGGGGTGCAACCTGACCCAGGCCGACTTCATGGACGCCGATCTCACCGGTGGCGTGGAGTTCGTCGACTGCGACCTGACCAGGGCACGCTTCTCACAGGCGCGGATGGCCGGCGCGGTGCTGACGCGGTGCGTCCTGGACGGCATCCAGGGTGTGACCAGTCTACGCGGCGCCGTCATCGACCCGACCGATCTCGTGTCCCTGTCCTACGCCCTCGCCCAGGCGTTGGGCATCGTCATCGCGACGGACGACGGGGCGACACGCTGA
- a CDS encoding AmiS/UreI family transporter: MGNVALLYVGAVLFLNGLLLLGKVEPKAAAILNLFVGGLQVVTPTYLIIASGGDPAQILSASGLYLFGFTYLYVGIGLLADLDSTGVGWFSLFVSIAALGYSYANFAILREYPFGVIWLYWSFLWFLFFLLFGLKRTSLTVYTGWVTAIQGWVTAVIPSFLILTDYWRPTAEFAIAWAVFAVIVFVALWPLTRSSRRPVEGASDATTTGKATGSR, from the coding sequence ATGGGAAACGTGGCGCTGCTGTACGTCGGTGCGGTGCTCTTCCTCAACGGCCTGTTGCTGCTCGGCAAGGTCGAACCGAAAGCGGCGGCCATCCTCAACCTCTTCGTCGGCGGTCTGCAGGTCGTGACACCGACGTACCTCATCATCGCCTCCGGTGGTGACCCGGCCCAGATCCTCAGCGCCTCCGGGCTCTACCTGTTCGGCTTCACGTACCTCTACGTGGGCATCGGCCTGCTCGCCGACCTCGACAGCACGGGTGTCGGCTGGTTCTCGTTGTTCGTCTCGATCGCGGCGCTCGGCTACTCCTACGCCAACTTCGCGATCCTGCGGGAGTACCCCTTCGGAGTCATCTGGCTGTACTGGTCGTTCCTGTGGTTCCTGTTCTTCCTGCTCTTCGGTCTCAAGCGCACCTCGCTCACGGTCTACACCGGGTGGGTGACCGCGATCCAAGGGTGGGTGACAGCCGTGATTCCGTCGTTCCTCATCCTGACCGACTACTGGCGGCCCACGGCTGAGTTCGCGATCGCGTGGGCGGTGTTCGCCGTGATCGTCTTCGTCGCCCTGTGGCCGCTGACCCGCTCGTCGCGGCGGCCCGTCGAGGGGGCGAGCGATGCAACGACGACTGGCAAGGCGACAGGCAGTCGTTAG
- a CDS encoding FmdB family zinc ribbon protein, with translation MATYEFSCRSCGTFDLRMPMGSAPGVTACPDCGDAARRVYSAPRMRRLSPTIRSLRDLEEKSREAPDVVTEVPPRRTSRPAPPPNPALRRLPRP, from the coding sequence ATGGCGACGTACGAGTTCTCCTGCCGATCGTGCGGCACATTCGACCTGCGCATGCCGATGGGGAGCGCGCCTGGTGTGACGGCGTGCCCGGACTGTGGTGACGCGGCGCGGCGCGTCTACTCCGCGCCCCGGATGAGGCGACTCTCTCCCACGATCCGGTCGCTCCGCGACCTCGAGGAGAAGAGCCGAGAGGCACCCGACGTGGTGACCGAGGTTCCACCACGGCGGACGAGCCGACCCGCTCCACCTCCGAACCCGGCGCTTCGACGGCTGCCACGACCGTAA
- the cas1e gene encoding type I-E CRISPR-associated endonuclease Cas1e, giving the protein MNQLSARRRLAAPTLVMLPRVADSLSFLYLDVVRVVQDDTGVCALIDSSRGTDRIYLPIAALSCILLGPGTSITQPAMATIARHGTSMVCVGSGGVRCYAGILPDSLTTAWLERQTRAWADDATRLAVAIRMYERRFGVPAPVGATLAQLRGLEGQRVKALYRQLARRYRIGRFKRSYDLAAWDQQDPVNLALSAANACLYGVVHAAVLGLGCSPALGFIHSGTQHAFVYDIADLYKAEVTIPLAFSLHASTDPEREARLRLRDQFRLLRLLPRIVIDIQNLLDPDNAAQRTIPKETLVELWDPVVGAVPAGVNYGNEIDEEAPW; this is encoded by the coding sequence GTGAACCAGTTGTCGGCTCGGCGACGCCTGGCCGCACCGACGCTCGTCATGCTGCCTCGCGTCGCCGACAGCCTAAGCTTTCTCTACCTCGACGTGGTGCGCGTCGTCCAGGACGACACCGGAGTCTGTGCGCTCATCGACAGCTCGCGTGGAACGGACCGCATCTACCTCCCTATCGCGGCGCTGTCATGCATTCTGCTCGGACCAGGGACATCCATCACGCAGCCTGCGATGGCTACCATCGCCCGCCACGGCACCAGCATGGTCTGTGTCGGCTCCGGTGGGGTGCGGTGCTACGCCGGCATTCTGCCCGACTCACTCACGACTGCGTGGCTAGAACGTCAGACCCGGGCGTGGGCTGACGACGCCACACGCCTAGCGGTCGCGATCCGCATGTACGAACGTCGCTTTGGCGTGCCAGCCCCAGTGGGCGCCACGCTGGCTCAGCTACGCGGCCTGGAAGGCCAACGTGTCAAGGCCCTGTACAGACAGCTCGCTCGCCGGTATCGCATTGGTAGATTCAAACGCAGCTATGACCTCGCCGCCTGGGATCAGCAGGATCCTGTCAACCTGGCTCTGTCCGCTGCCAACGCATGCCTGTACGGAGTGGTACATGCCGCGGTCCTCGGCCTCGGCTGTTCACCGGCACTCGGTTTCATTCACTCTGGAACGCAGCATGCGTTTGTCTACGATATCGCCGACCTGTATAAGGCCGAGGTCACGATACCGCTCGCCTTTTCCCTCCATGCGTCCACCGATCCTGAACGAGAGGCGAGACTTCGCCTTCGTGATCAGTTCCGACTCCTGCGGCTGCTTCCACGCATTGTCATCGACATTCAGAACCTGCTTGACCCAGACAACGCCGCGCAACGGACCATCCCGAAAGAGACGCTGGTCGAGCTTTGGGATCCCGTTGTCGGCGCGGTACCGGCAGGCGTGAACTACGGCAATGAGATTGACGAGGAGGCGCCATGGTGA
- the cas2e gene encoding type I-E CRISPR-associated endoribonuclease Cas2e — MPSMMVLAVTAVPEHVRGALSRWLIEPAPGLYVGCVSARVRDELWTAVSAVIGDGSAVCIHPADTEQGYEVRSSGSQRREPIDFDGLTLIRFQALDQPSDTPDADFL, encoded by the coding sequence ATGCCATCGATGATGGTCCTGGCGGTGACCGCAGTTCCCGAGCATGTTCGCGGCGCACTTAGCCGCTGGTTGATTGAGCCAGCACCGGGCCTCTACGTTGGATGTGTCTCCGCCCGGGTACGGGACGAGCTATGGACGGCGGTCAGCGCCGTCATTGGCGATGGCTCCGCTGTTTGCATACATCCTGCCGATACCGAACAGGGCTATGAAGTACGTTCCTCTGGCTCCCAGCGCCGCGAGCCGATCGACTTCGACGGCCTCACGCTCATCCGCTTCCAGGCACTGGACCAGCCCTCGGATACACCCGACGCCGACTTCCTGTGA